The Candidatus Denitrolinea symbiosum DNA window GGATAGACGGGATAGACGTGCGCGCTGGCGACGACGACCAGTTCCCGCGTCGCCGCGCGGACGCCGAAGTTGAGCGACCGTCCGAAGGTGAATTCCTCGGGACGGATTCTCACGATCCGCGCGCCAAACGCCTCGGCGATGGAGACCGTCGCGTCGGTGGAGCCGGAGTCCACGAGGATGACTTCCACGTCCTCGACGGTTTGACGCGCGATCCCCTCCAGCAGGCGCGGCAGATGCCGTTCTTCGTTATATGCGCGGACGACGATGGAGCAGGAGGTCATCGGCACACGCCCGCCAGGAACCATAAGACGCCGAGGTAGTTGACCAGGACCCCAGCCCAGATCAGCAGGCGCGCCGCGGCCGAGACGCGTTCCCCGAACGCGAGCGCCAACAGGCACAGGATGGGGACGATCAGGTCCAACTGGAAACGATAGCCAAACTGCGCGCTGCCCGTGTTGAAGTACAGCAAAAGCGGCGCGAGCAGGAGCAGGATCGAGATCCAGGCCGCGCCGCTCCAGGTCGAGGAGGGACGCGCCCGATAGAGCAGGATCAGCGCCGGGGTGGTGAGAAGGATGCTCATCCCCAGCGGGTCGGGAACGAAGAATCCGCAGGCCGCGTCCCAGCGCGGCAGGGACAGGAGCATGGCGTCGAAATTGCGCGGCAGGAAATGAAGGTTGAACTGTCCGTACGCGGCAAGATCGGCTTTGAGATACGCGCCGACGTTCATTGTCCGGTAGCCGAATTCAAGCAGGTTATCGAAGCGGATGTAGTTGTAGGACATCAGTCCCGCCACGACCAGCCCGATGGGAATCAGCGAAAGCAGCGCGGGACGCAGGGAGGCGCGCAGGAAGTTCGTCCTGTTCAGGGATTTCAGGCTTCCGTGCAGGCCGAGCAGAAACGGCCACAAAAAGACCACGTTCGGACGCGCCAGCATGGCGACTCCCAACGCGGCGGAGGCGAGCGGGAGGGAGCCCGTTTCGAGCAGCGCGACCGCGGCCAGCAGCGAAAACGTGACCGCGAGAATCTGACTCACGAACCAGACGCTGCCGGGCAGCGCCAGATACCAGTGGACGGTCCCGAAGCCGAAGAGCGCCGCCAGCCAGTAACTGCCGCGGGAGTCGAGGGGAATCAGTTTGCGGCGGCGCAGTCCCTCGGCCATCAGGTAGACCAGGGCGACGTTCAACGCCCCGTACGCGGCCGAGAACCGGACGGAGTTGACCGCGTCCGGGCCCGATAGGGCGACGCGCGGCAGCATCAACAACGCGGCGAGGGGAGGGAAGGCCACGTACCAATGGCCGTTATAAAAAGTAAGGTCGCTGGTGGAGCCGGTCGGTTCGATGTAAGTCCGCCCCTGCAAAAACGCGGCGGCCAGTTCGGGAAAGTAGGGCTTGCTTTTGGATGTGTCCCATTGCAGGGCGACGAGGTACGCCGAGAGAAGATAGACCAGCCAGACGCCCAGGAAGAGCCAGGATGCGCGCAGGAACGCCCGCGCGCGTCCATCTTCGGGAAAGCGCCGCGCCCGCCAGGACAGGAACGCGATCCACATCAGCGCTAGCAGGAGCAGCGCTCCTTCGGGACGAAAGTCCATCAGGGCAAAGAAGCGCGGCAGGCGGAGCAAGGCGCGCGGGTCCGCGATGCGGCGCAGGGCCGTGTCCACGACGATGAACCCGACGACTCCCAGCCCGGCGAAAAACGCCAGGCGCTCTCCAAGTTTTGCGGTATCTTTTTGCATGGGCGGTCTCGCCGATTTTCGCGGCGCTCCTCAAGGCGAATTTTGCGGACGGACGCCGCGCCGACAATCACCAATCCAGGCTTTTTTCATAGCCCAATCTTATCAACAAATCTCCCGCCGCGTCTTTGAAAATTTTTCGGTGTTCATCGGTGAAATATTTTTTCCACTCGCCCGTTTTTCCCGAACGGAAGGTGGGGGATTTGGACGGGTTGATGGACTCTTCGAGCGCCGCGACAACCCGTTCACGCGTGACGGGAAGCGGGACGCGCGCTTCGAGGCGCCCGGCAATCCGGGACAGGGTCTCCGCGCGCTCGTGGATCAGGTCTTCAAAGTGAATGGACAAAACTTCGGGGCAGTCCAGCCAGCCGAGGTAGGGAGCGAAGCGTTCGGCGATGTTGGGGAATTCGACGTCCGCGTCTGCTCGCCCGAGGATGCTGACTTTGAGCCGCGCGTCGAAGTCGGGCAGGGACGCGTAGTAGCGATGGTGGACGTGCCGCGTTTCCATCTCGGCGACATAGAAGACGTGCGAGACGACCACGTCGCGCGGGTCGCGGAAAATGAAGTAGGGGACGAATCCGCCCCCGGTCACGCGCGCCGCGGCTTCGGGTCGGGCGAAGAGATGCGCCGAGGCCGCGTCCAGCGGGCGAAGCGAGTCGAGCCACGTCAACGCTTGTTCGGGCGCGCGCTTGATCCCCGTCTCGCCTTCGTATTCGGCGTAGAACGAATGCAGGCGTTTTGCGAACGGCGCGACTTTGGAGAAGCCGAGCAGGATTTGATCGAGCAGGTGCGTGCCGCTTTTGGGAAAGGAGATGCCGAGCAGAATGGGCCAGCCTTTAGAACCCAGGTTTCTCTGAGAAACCTGGGTTCTGAAACGAGCACGCTGAACCTGCTTTTCGAGTTGATAGAGAAGCGAGCGGAGGCTGGATTTAAACGCCATAGTGAAACACTTCCATGCTCAACGGCAGATTATAAAGCATCAGGCCTGATCCCCTGATTTTTGTCCGCGTTGATGAGACAGCGATCGGGGCTATGTTATACTCGCAAAAAAGGCATCCTTGCTTAACATAAGGAGAAGAGCCATGCTTACCGCGTATCGCAAAAAAGTGACTGTTCGCCCGGATGGGCGGATTGAAATTTCCGATCCGATCCTGAAACCCGGCACAGAAGCGGAGGTGATCGTGCTGGTGGAGACGATTTCCGCTGAAGAGCGCGCGGCGCGTGTGGATGAGTGGAAACAATTATTTAAGGCGACGCAATCTTTACCGCAAGCGAAAACCATCACCGAAGAGGATATCGCGGCTGAAATTGCCGCTTATCGCGCGGGGAAGTGAAAATGAAGGTTGTGATTGATACCAACGTGCTTGTCTCGGCTGTCTGGCGCGACAGGAATCCTGAGACGGTCATCCTGTGGATTCTCGCCCAACCGAACTGGCAATGGATGGTATCGAAAGAAATCATGGATGAATACAAGGAGGTTTTGCACCGCAAAAAGTTTTTGCTTTCTCCGGAAAGCATCTCAAGATGGGAAATGTTATTGGACCGCGATACCCGCCCAGCGTCTGAAATATTGGAAATAGATTTTCCCCGCGATCAGAAAGACGCGAAATTTCTGGCTTGCGCGCTTTCCTGCGCGGCGGATTATATTCTCACAGGCGATGGGGATTTCGACGAGGCTCGCAAAGTAGGGGACGTAACCATCATCTCTGTTTCGATGTTTAAACGCCTGTTCGTTAGCGGCTGAAATATACAGCCCGTGATGCGTATTACGCCATCACCGCCCCCTCCATTTTCAACAACCACTCTTTCGTCCTCAGTCCCTCGCCGCCGCCGTAGCCGTGGAGTTTGCCGTCCGAGCCGACGACGCGGTGACAGGGGATGACCAGCGGCATGGGGTTGGTCGCGTTGGCGCGGCCGACCGCGCGGGCGGCGCGCGGACGTCCCGCCTGCCGGGCGATCTCGCCGTAGGAACGCGTCTCGCCGTAGGGGATGGCGAAGACGAGCTGCAAAACGGCGCGCTGGAACGGGCGCAGCAGGCCCCAGTCAATCGGGAAAGTGAAGACCTTTCGCCGGCCGCGCAGGTACTCGTCGAGTTCGCGGAGCGGGACGGAAACCCGCGTCGCGTCGACGACGGACGGGCGTTTGAGGCGTTTGGTCAGGTAGGCGTCGAGGTCGGGTTTCGCGTCGTCCCATTCGACGGCGACGAGTCCGTTTTCGGAGACGGCCGCCCAGAGTCCGCCGAGAGGCGTCCGCTTGAGCAGGCCCAGGTAGATGGGAGAATCGTTTGTCATGGCTGGAGCCTCGGAAGGTCCGGGAGCGCGGCGCCGCGCCCCCGGATGAGACGTGAAGCGTCAGACGTTCTCGCTGGTCATAATGAAGAGCGGCGTCATTTCGAAGGATTCGAAGTTGGGGCGCAGCCGTTCGGAGTTGTAGAAGCGCTCCACGTTGACGGTTTTCTTGCGGCTGGTGACGATGTCTATGGGGATGTTGTCGTAGCGGCCGTTCTTAAGCACCACCATCCTCCCGTGGATTTTTTTGAGGATGAGGTCGAGCGCCAGGTTGCCGTATGCCATCGGGACGATGGAGTCGATCGCGTCGGGGTCGCCGCAACGGGTGAGGTATCCCAGCTTCTGGTTGACGATGTCCACGGTCTGGCCCTGATTGTACTGGGCGGTCAGCTCCTTGAGCCGCGCGGAGACGAGGTCGCCGATGCCGCCCAACTTGGCATGACCGAAGGCGTCGGTGGTCTTATCGGTGAAGACCATTTCGCCGCCTTTGAACATGGCGCCTTCCGAGACCAGCGCCACCGAATAGCGGCTGGGATTGTATTTACGGTCGAGCATCATCAACTCGGCCAGGCGTTCGATCTCGAATGTGCTTTCGGGGATGACGCAGCGGTTGGCCGCGCCCGCCATGGTGGGGAGCATGGCGGTGAAGCCCGCGTAGCGCCCGAAGACTTCCAGCACCATCAGGCGTTCGTGAGAGCCGACCACCGTGCGCAGGCTGTTTGCCAGCTCGATGGTGCGCGTGACGCAGGTGGAGAATCCGATGCAGTAATCGGTGCCTGGCACGTCGTTGTCCATCGTCTTCGGGATGGCGACCACCTTCACGCCCTCCTGGAACATGCGCACGGCGTAACTGAGCGTATCGTCGCCGCCGATCGGGACGAGGTAATCAATGCCGAGAAAATCCAGGTTCTGGAGGACTTCGGGCGTCAGGTCGTTGATTTCGCTCGAATATTTCTCCTGTAGGTAGGGAGGCAGCCGGTCGCGCTTGACTTTGGAGGGATTCGTGCGGGACGTATGCAGGAAGGTTCCCCCGGTGCGTCCAGCCTTGTTGACGATCTCCTCCGTCAAAACCTGGAAGTTGTAACTATTATCGGCTTTCTGATCGCGGACAATATCCACCAATCCCGCCCAGCCGCGGCGAATGCCGATTACCTGCCAGCCCTCGCGCAGCGCGCGGATGGTAACGGCGCGGATGGCTGGGTTGAGCCCTGGCACATCGCCGCCGCCGGTCAAAATTCCGATGGTGCCTGTTTTGCCTGCCATGCTGAACTCCTTGTGTGATTTGCCCCAATTCTACACCGAAAAGCGGGCGCGATAATCTGGAGTAAAATGCAGGGCAACCTATGAACAGGTTCTCCTCTCTTTTGCGCGGACTGGTTTGCCTGCTGGTCGGCGGGACCGTCAGCCTCGTTTTGGGAATCCAATTCTTCGACGACGCCTCCCGCGCGGACGCCGACCGCGTCTTCCTGTTCGCGGTCCCCGCGCTGGCTTTCGCGTACCTGCTTTGGCTCGCGCTTCCCGCGTTGACGGCGCGCGCCTCGAAACCGGGCCTCGTCAGCGGGCTGGCGGCCATCGTGCCGAGTTTGCTTCTGCTGGCGCTCGTCCAACCAGCCTACGCGGCAGGCTGGCAGCAGATGTTCCTCGCGGCGGGCTTCATCCTGACTTTCGGAAGTCTCATCTTCCTCGCGCGGGACGGACTGGCGCGCGGCGCCCGGCAATTCCTCCAGGCGCGGCTGTTTATCCCCGCCGCCATCCTCCTCCTGTTCGACGGGGGCATCGTCTATCTGGCGCTGCGCCTGCCCTCCGTTTTCCATCCCGAACAATTCCTGCCTCCCGCGGCAAACCTCCCCTGGATCGGAGTCGGACTCCTCGCCAGCCTCTCCGCGCTGGGATGGACCGCGTCGTGTTTACAGGACAGACTCGACGCCGCACGCCGCGCCGCCCTCGGCCGCTGGCTCGAGACGCATCTCCCTGGGCTGTACGCAGCCGCGGCCATCTTCATCGGTTCCGCCGTTCTGGCGCGCGGCTTCAACCCTCCCCTCGACGGCCTCAGCCTGAACAACACCTTCTTCGCCTCCGACACGTACTTCTGGCAGGCGCGCTTCGGCAGCGCGGAGGGATACCCCATCGGCCGCGCCGTCCATCCGCTGGCGCTGCTCTTCCTGCGCGGATCGGCCTCCGCGCTGGCCTTCCTCCTCGGCGGCAACTGGCGTCTCGCCGCGTTGACGCTCGTCCCGCTGGCGGCCGCGGCCTGCGTCTTCCTCATGTGGATTTTCGTCCTGCGCGTCAGCGGCCGCCCGACGTACGCCCTCCTCTTCAGCGCCCTGCTCGGACTTTCCGCCGCGCACCTCGTCTTCGGCTCCGTCACCGAGACGTACATTTTTTCCGCGCTCGGCCTGCTGCTCTTCTTCGTCGCCCTCCTCGACCGCGAAAGACCCGTGCGCGGCTTCCTCCTGCCGGGATTGATGACGCTCGGGATCACGGTCACGAACGCGGCGCAGAGTCTCGTCGGGTTCGCAGTCGTCCGCCGCAACGTCCGCGAGTGGCTCCGCTTCGTCGGCCTGCTCCTCGCCGCGGGCGTCGCGTTGACCGTCTTCACCGTCATCGTCTACCCGCGCAGCATGGGATTCTTCTTCGTCCCCTCGGACTTGCTCTATGAAAGTCGTCACGCCTCGCGTATTGAAGGCGGCGTCCGCGCCGCGCTGGTGGCGAAGAACCTGTTTCTGTACAACGTGGCAGCGGTTTCGCCGGACGTCAACGTGGTGAACAAGGACGGGCGCGCTCCGTTCCCGAAGTTCAATTATTTCCAGCCGCCGTTCTCATTGATGGAATACTTTAACCCATACGGATTCGCGCCGTTCATTCTCTGGTTGATCCTGCTGGGCGCCGCTTTCGTCAACTTTGCGCGGCGCGGGAGATCCTCTCCCTGGTTTTCCTTCCAATTGACGTTCCTCGCGGTTCTCGGTTTGAATTTCGTCATGCACCTTCTCTACGGGTTCGAGCCTTTCCTCTATACCCCCAACTGGACTTACGCCCTGCTGCTCTTTGTGGCGTTATCCCTCCTCGATCTCCCCAAACAGGAATGGCTGGAATGGGCGCTGATTCTGCTATTGGCGACGTTGCTGGTCAACAACGGCCTCTTCCTGCGCGTGCTGGGAGGTCATCTCGCGCCGTTCTTTCAATAAATTTCCCGTTGGGGCGGACCTGTTGGGGCGGACCCGTTGGGGCGGACCCGTTGGGGCGGACCCGTTGGGGCGGACCCGTTGGGGCGGACCCGTTGGGGCGGACCCGTTGGGGCGGACCTGCGTGTTCGCCCCGGCGGGCAGTCACGTAGGACTGCCCCTGCGTGTCCGCCCCGGCGGGCAGCGGGCAGTCACGCAGGACTGCCCCTACAAAAATTTAATCCTCCGCGATGACAATGACCTTGTCTTCCGCCGCAAAATTGACCGGCACGGATTTCTTCGGGTTGGTGTGGACGCCGTACGATTTCCCCGCGTCGTGGTTCTCATGGAGAATCCGATATCCGATGGCGGTCTCGCCGCGCGCGCGGGCCGCCGCTGCCACCGTCGCAAAGTTGACGGGCCGGCCGGTCTCCACGTAATCGCCGACGGGCTTGAGATAGATCTCCGGGCCGGCGGGGTCGAGGATATTGGCAAAGATGGAATACAGGTTCGGGTTCTCGCTGAGCTGCGTCATCATCAGGCTGACAAGATGTTCGCTGACGATGAAATCGTCCACCTGCGCGGCCTCGGCCAGTTCGCGGTTGCGCAGGTCGAGCATCTCGCTGACGATGGAGAAGGGCGTCCGATCCTTGTCCGCCATATCGCGCAAATGCAGGAGCGTGACGAGCGTGCGCGCGTCGGCCTCCTGCTCGCTCAGGTCGTTATCCGCCAGCACAATGATGTGATCGTAATCGCGCGCCTTGAGCGACTCGAGCAGGGCGCGGTCGGCGATGTTTCCCTCCTCCGCTTCCAGTTTTTGATTTTTCAGCCCTCCCGTCTGCCGGCGGATTTGCGCCGCGAGGCCGGGCGTCTCAGAGACCACCTTCACCAGCGAACCTTTAGCCACGTACGCGTCCAGCTCGTGGACGATGGCCGCGCCGCAGCGATTCCATCCGAGAATGAGACATTTCTCCGCGGCCGCTTCGCGCCGCCCCGCGCCAGATTTGACGGCAGATTCGTCCACCGCGGCCGGCGCGTCCGCGAGGCGGATGGTGTCGTCGTCCCGTGAGATCGCCGCCACCGAGTCGCCCGCGCCGAAGACGGTATCCATCGGCGGATTCATCCGCACGTCTCCGCCGGCGCGGAAGATGCCTACTACCGCCGAATCTTCGTAGGCCAGCAGCGCGTCGCCGTAGGTTTTGCCCACAAGCGCGGGGTCCTCCTTGAAGTAAATCTCGTCGCCGCCGAAATTCAGCAACTCGGTGTAGACGATGGACAGCCCCGACTGGCGCGACGTCTGCGCGACGACGCGGGCGATCAAGTCGTTGACCAGGATCGGCTGGACGCGGTCGCGCTGTCCGATCATGCGGATCACGTCCATGTTTCTCGGGTCGCGGATCTGCGTCACGATGTGATACGGCTCGGCGCGCCGGTTGGGATTGTTCGTGAGGGCCAGCGCCGATTTGATGACGAGCGAGTCGGGGTCTTCGCCCCCCGGCAGGATGATGATGGAGCGCGCCGTGCGCGGGCTGACGAGTTCGATGTCGTTCAAGTCCATCGGGTTGCCCGAGCGGCAGATGACGCGCGTCCCCTTCGTGTCGGGGACGCGCTCGCGGATGGCGTCTTCCATCGCCACCTTGTCCTCCTCCGCCATGACGACCACGACCGCGCCGCTCTTCCGATTCGAGTTGGCCTTCGCCAGTTCCGAGATGACCGTGAAGACCTGCGGACTCCAGCCGAGGATGACGGTGTGGTCGCTTTCGAGGACGAGCGAGCGTCCCTTGCGGAGCTGGGCCAGTTTATCGTCCACGCCGTTGGTGAGGATGCCGATCAGCGCGCTGACGACGAACACGCCGCCCAGCGTGACGAAGAACATCACAAAGCGGAAGCCCCAGCCCTGGTCGCCGCCCATCGTGCCGGCGTCGAGGGTGCGCATCAACCCCTCCCACGCGGCCTCGACGAATTCCATCGGCGTTTCCGAGTCGGCGGGAGACAGAGCTGTTCCGCCGAGCCTGATGATGGCCGCGGCGAGGAAGATGACGACCAGTGAAACGACCGCCAGTCCGCCGATCAACGCGGCGGGACCGCGCGCCATGTAATTATCGAACCAATAACTGACGCGCTGACGAAAGGAATATTTCTGCGGCATGGTTCTTCTCCCGAAATAAAACGACGTCGCTTCCGTATGATTTTGCCCGATTATAGCCTCCTCCTGCAAAACGCCGTGTTGACTTTCACTGCGTTTTCGTCTATATTGCCACTCAACGCCCAAAGGATTTGCCATGCCCGAAAAACAGATCTACCTCCTCTCGCCGAAAAACCTTTCCCCCGAAACCATCGCGGTCGCCTTCGCCAAAACCTCGCGCTCGCCCGAATCCTTTCGCGAGATCGCCGAGGGCCTCTCCGACGAAACCTCCGCCAAATTCCACGAGCGCTGGGTGGTGGGCTACGGTCACGCCTCGGTCGCGGAACACGCCATCCTGCACGTCGCCATCGAAAACGTCTCGCGCGTGGCGATGGAAGCCATCGAGTCCAACCGCCTCGCCTCCTACACCGAAAAATCCACGCGCTACCAGAAGTGGGGACCCGACGACTTTACCACCCCTCCCGAGCTGGATGGACATCCCCTGCGCGGCGAATTTGTGGACACAGTCCGCTTCCTCTTCTCGACCTACGCCGCCTCGCTCGACCCCGCGCGGGAGATCGTCTCGAAGCGCGTTTCGCGCCGGGACGGCGAATCTGACGAAGCCTGGGACCGCCGCGTCCGCTCGCAATACGTGGACTCATGCCGCTTCCTGCTTCCTGCGGCCGCGCTCGCCAACGTGGGCATGACCGCCAACGCGCGCGTCCTGGAGAACGCCGTCCGCAAGCTCCTCTCGCATCCGCTGGAGGAGGCGCGCGAGATCGGGCGGCGCGTAAAAGAGGTGACGAAGGGCGAAGTCCCGACTCTCGTCAAATATGCGGAGGCGGTTCCGTATCTCGTCGAAACGCAAAACGAACTCGCCGCGCTTGCCGCGCGTCTTCCCTCGCCCGTCTCGCGCCCCTCGAACGATTTCTGCACCCTCGTTGACTACGATAAGGACGGCGAGCAGAAAGTCCTCGCGGCGGCGCTCTACCGCTTCGGCGACATGCCTTTCACGGACGCGCTCGCGCATGTCAACGCGCTGAAGAAAGCGGAACGCGTTCAGTTGGCCGAGTCCCTGCTGGGACGGTTGAAGCGTCACGACATCCCCCTGCGCGAGTTGGAATACTGCAACTATACCTTCGACCTCGTCATGGACCAGGGCGCGTACGCCGAGTTCAAGCGTCACCGCATGATGACGCAGACGCCGCAACTGCTGACGACGCGGCTGGGGTACGCGCTCCCGCGCCTCGTCGAGGAGGCCGGCTTCAGGTCCGGGTATGAGGCGGCGATGGAGAGGGCCGCGTCCGCGTACGAGAAACTCGCGGCGTGGAATCCGCAGGTCGCGCAGTACGTCGTCCCGAACGGATTCAACCGCCGCGTCCTCGCCCAGTTCAACCTGCGGACGGCGTATCACTTTTGCCAGTTGCGGGCCGCGGCCAACGCGCATTTCTCCATCCGCAAAATCGCGGAGCGTGTAGCCGACGAAATTCGGCGCGCGCATCCCGCCCTGTCCGCGTTCATGAATTTGCCCGAAGAGACCTGGCAGGATGTGGTTGAGAAGCATTTTGCGGAATAACATTCCAAAATTGCGGTATTTTTCTGCCGCGCTGGTTGCGGGCTGTCCCATTGGCGGGTACAATACAGTCCCAATCGCAAGAACCAATTACCGCTTAAATTCGTTTAAACCCCAACGCTTGCGCCAGTTTTTGAAATTCAATGGAGGTCCCATGTTTGCTGTAAGAAAATCCTCGCCGGTCCGCGTCGTAATGCACGGATTGGCTATTCTCGGCCTTGTGCTGGCGGCCGCCGCGAACGCCTCGCCGGCTTACGCCGCGGCTCCCCCGAATAACGACATTGGAAACGCCGTCAAGATCACAACCTCGGCCTTTGCCGCGTACATCCCGAGCGTTTCCACCGCCACCACCGCGGCGACCGACCCGGGTCTCTCCTGCGTCGGCGGCAGTCAGGGGAAAAATTCGGTCTGGTATAGTTTTGTGCCGGCCGCGTCGGGCGAGGCGCAGATCAATACCATAGGCAGTTCCTACGATACCGTCCTGGCGGTCTTTAAGAACAATCCGTCTGTGCCGGGCGGCCTGATCGAATTGGGGTGTAATAATAACGCCGGGGGACTGACCTCCGCGCTCACGCTGCCCCTGCGCGGCGGCGTCCGCTATTACATCGAAGTCGTCCGCAAGACGGGGACCACCGCGTCTTCGTACAAGATGAACCTGCAATATCAGTTCAGCCAGAAACACGTGGTCTGGAGCGATCTGGCCGGGGTGATCTGGGACGGCAGCAAGCCAGGCGTCTTCACTTATACCACCGGCTGGCAGGATTCCCTGTTTATGGGGACGAATAACGGCAATCTGCGGGTCTCGAATAAAAAGGACAACACCGCAGTGTTGTACTTTGATGGAGGCGGTTTCGACCTCGTTTACGCTCTCGGCCCGCAGATGGGCGGCA harbors:
- a CDS encoding toxin-antitoxin system toxin component, PIN family; this encodes MKVVIDTNVLVSAVWRDRNPETVILWILAQPNWQWMVSKEIMDEYKEVLHRKKFLLSPESISRWEMLLDRDTRPASEILEIDFPRDQKDAKFLACALSCAADYILTGDGDFDEARKVGDVTIISVSMFKRLFVSG
- a CDS encoding thymidylate synthase, producing MPEKQIYLLSPKNLSPETIAVAFAKTSRSPESFREIAEGLSDETSAKFHERWVVGYGHASVAEHAILHVAIENVSRVAMEAIESNRLASYTEKSTRYQKWGPDDFTTPPELDGHPLRGEFVDTVRFLFSTYAASLDPAREIVSKRVSRRDGESDEAWDRRVRSQYVDSCRFLLPAAALANVGMTANARVLENAVRKLLSHPLEEAREIGRRVKEVTKGEVPTLVKYAEAVPYLVETQNELAALAARLPSPVSRPSNDFCTLVDYDKDGEQKVLAAALYRFGDMPFTDALAHVNALKKAERVQLAESLLGRLKRHDIPLRELEYCNYTFDLVMDQGAYAEFKRHRMMTQTPQLLTTRLGYALPRLVEEAGFRSGYEAAMERAASAYEKLAAWNPQVAQYVVPNGFNRRVLAQFNLRTAYHFCQLRAAANAHFSIRKIAERVADEIRRAHPALSAFMNLPEETWQDVVEKHFAE
- a CDS encoding voltage-gated ion channel, which produces MPQKYSFRQRVSYWFDNYMARGPAALIGGLAVVSLVVIFLAAAIIRLGGTALSPADSETPMEFVEAAWEGLMRTLDAGTMGGDQGWGFRFVMFFVTLGGVFVVSALIGILTNGVDDKLAQLRKGRSLVLESDHTVILGWSPQVFTVISELAKANSNRKSGAVVVVMAEEDKVAMEDAIRERVPDTKGTRVICRSGNPMDLNDIELVSPRTARSIIILPGGEDPDSLVIKSALALTNNPNRRAEPYHIVTQIRDPRNMDVIRMIGQRDRVQPILVNDLIARVVAQTSRQSGLSIVYTELLNFGGDEIYFKEDPALVGKTYGDALLAYEDSAVVGIFRAGGDVRMNPPMDTVFGAGDSVAAISRDDDTIRLADAPAAVDESAVKSGAGRREAAAEKCLILGWNRCGAAIVHELDAYVAKGSLVKVVSETPGLAAQIRRQTGGLKNQKLEAEEGNIADRALLESLKARDYDHIIVLADNDLSEQEADARTLVTLLHLRDMADKDRTPFSIVSEMLDLRNRELAEAAQVDDFIVSEHLVSLMMTQLSENPNLYSIFANILDPAGPEIYLKPVGDYVETGRPVNFATVAAAARARGETAIGYRILHENHDAGKSYGVHTNPKKSVPVNFAAEDKVIVIAED
- a CDS encoding phosphofructokinase codes for the protein MAGKTGTIGILTGGGDVPGLNPAIRAVTIRALREGWQVIGIRRGWAGLVDIVRDQKADNSYNFQVLTEEIVNKAGRTGGTFLHTSRTNPSKVKRDRLPPYLQEKYSSEINDLTPEVLQNLDFLGIDYLVPIGGDDTLSYAVRMFQEGVKVVAIPKTMDNDVPGTDYCIGFSTCVTRTIELANSLRTVVGSHERLMVLEVFGRYAGFTAMLPTMAGAANRCVIPESTFEIERLAELMMLDRKYNPSRYSVALVSEGAMFKGGEMVFTDKTTDAFGHAKLGGIGDLVSARLKELTAQYNQGQTVDIVNQKLGYLTRCGDPDAIDSIVPMAYGNLALDLILKKIHGRMVVLKNGRYDNIPIDIVTSRKKTVNVERFYNSERLRPNFESFEMTPLFIMTSENV
- a CDS encoding O6-methylguanine-DNA--protein-cysteine methyltransferase, with product MTNDSPIYLGLLKRTPLGGLWAAVSENGLVAVEWDDAKPDLDAYLTKRLKRPSVVDATRVSVPLRELDEYLRGRRKVFTFPIDWGLLRPFQRAVLQLVFAIPYGETRSYGEIARQAGRPRAARAVGRANATNPMPLVIPCHRVVGSDGKLHGYGGGEGLRTKEWLLKMEGAVMA